A single Rhopalosiphum padi isolate XX-2018 chromosome 4, ASM2088224v1, whole genome shotgun sequence DNA region contains:
- the LOC132929731 gene encoding carnosine N-methyltransferase: MAEKEKINKQKTYLLKMDFCHTDEENIEEEKKSFQRIITAFMFYRIHSLSRLTKTINYLKSLPEQHQRLLINYSNSLETIRHCVDYNYNVILEMIKDTAYLFENQNTPSLDGWHSTDKYTPIESDLEKVQSTLKQFVRDWSTEGIEERNTCYKPIIDEILKEFPLESVTASEIKILVPGAGLGRLVFEIAKLGYTSQGNEFSVFMLIASNFVLNRCRGVNMYVLYPWIHQCDNNLETEHQMQCISFPDINPAKELPQSAHISMAAGDFLQVYTDKDEWNCIATCFFIDCANNIVAFIETIYKILKPGGIWVNLGPLLYHYSNVFDQNSIEPSYQVIKEVIKGIGFRFEKEILNVPTKYAQNPQSMLQYEYKSVYFVCRKPKFPLSLEPSTSDNEINENGIDFPLNDEEVCSNDFSGDNDGHDAEETN; this comes from the exons atggcGGAAAAGGAAAAG ATAAACAAACAAAAGACGTATCTACTTAAAATGGATTTTTGTCACACAGATGAAGAGAAcatagaagaagaaaaaaagagCTTCCAAAGAATAATAACAGCATTTATGTtctatag AATTCATTCTCTAAGCCGACTTACCAAGACCATAAACTACTTGAAATCATTACCAGAACAACATCAAAGACTATTGATTAACTACAGTAACAGTTTGGAAACTATAAGACATTGcgtagattataattataatgttatattagaaATGATTAAAGATACtgcatatttatttgaaaatcaaaatactcCTAGTCTAGATGGTTGG caTTCAACTGATAAGTACACACCAATTGAATCTGATTTGGAAAAAGTTCAATCAACTCTGAAACAGTTTGTACGAGATTGGAGCACTGAAGGAATAGAAGAACGTAACACTTGTTATAAACCTATAATTGATgagattttaaaagaatttccATTAGAATC TGTTACAGcatctgaaattaaaattttggtaCCTGGTGCTGGTCTTGGAAGATTGGTATTTGAAATTGCCAAATTAGGATATACAAGTCAAGGAAATGAGTTTTCTGTGTTCATGTTAATAGcatcaaattttgttttgaatag atgtCGAGGTGTTAATATGTATGTTCTTTATCCGTGGATTCATCAGtgtgataataatttagaaactgAACATCAAATGCAATGTATTTCATTTCCTGATATCAATCCAGCCAAAGAGTTACCACAAAGTGCTCATATATCAATGGCTGCTGGTGATTTTTTACAA GTTTACACAGATAAAGACGAATGGAATTGTATTGccacatgtttttttattgattgtGCCAATAATATAGTTGCATTTAttgaaactatttataaaatacttaagccTGGTGGCATATGGGTTAACTTAGGgccattattatatcattatagtaATGTGTTTGACCAAAATTCTATTGAACCAAGTTACCAAGTTATTAAAGAAGTAATTAAAGGGATTGGTTTTCGGTTTGAA aaagaaattttaaatgtgcCCACAAAATATGCACAAAATCCACAGTCAATGTTACAATACGAGTACAAAAGTGTATATTTTGTGTGTCGCAAACCTAAATTTCCATTATCATTAGAACCGTCAACATCTGATAATGAAATTAACGAAAACGGAATAGATTTCCCACTTAATGATGAAGAAGTCTGCTCAAACGATTTCAGTGGTGATAATGATGGTCATGATGCAGAAGAAACCAATTGA
- the LOC132929734 gene encoding uncharacterized protein LOC132929734: MMKKKEIFIPLGLILMTILKGMKSDKLVIDTDAGADDAMAILLLLSACANNDTNFDIVAITCTYGNTNLRNVEKNVLKTLTIANQSKIPVYTGAYKPLTHNHTSDNFFGNDGFGDFEFNQKFISNIDRSKHAAIALIDLAYKYPGELNILVLGPTTNIALAISLDPKFVHKIKRFYIMGGSVIGNGNISPGVEFNFGSDAESNFIFLNSTRGEVSLLLPWETNLSINISSLWRKNVLGGINSKFLKFLNKAESKTTELSTWQPCDSLIAAVILCPKLIKKSIVTNITPIMEGEARGGILIDYSEKSYKPKNVEIIQDVHVEEFQKILLSYLS, encoded by the exons atgatgaaaaaaaaagaaatatttattccaCTTGGGTTAATTTTGATGACAATTTTAAAAgg AATGAAAAGTGATAAACTTGTGATTGACACGGATGCTGGTGCTGATGATGCAATGGCAATTTTGCTTCTTCTATCGGCGTGTGCCAACAACGACACGAATTTCGATATTGTGGCAATTACTTGTACCTATGGTAACACTAATTTGAGAAATGTCGAAAAAAATGTGCTTAAAACATTAACAATCGCAAATCAATCaaaa attCCAGTTTACACTGGTGCTTACAAACCTTTGACCCACAATCATACATCTGATAATTTCTTTGGTAATGATGGATTTGGTGATTTTGAATTCAATcaaaaatttataagtaatattgatAGATCAAAACATGCAGCAATTGCATTAATTGATTTAGCTTATAAGTATCCGGGTGAATTGAATATACTTGTACTTGGCCCAACAACAAATATCGCGCTCGCCATTTCATTGGATCCAAAATTTGTTCATAAAATTAAGCGATTTTATATTATGGGTGGTAGTGTTATTGGAAATGGGAATATAAGTCCAGGTGTTGAATTCAATTTCGGCTCGGATGCAgagagtaattttatatttcttaattcaaCTCGAGGAGAAGTTAGTTTATTACTACCCTGGGAgacaaatttatcaattaatatatcatcg ttatggagaaaaaatgtattaggcgGTATTAATTCAAAGTTTctaaaatttttgaataaagcCGAATCAAAAACTACAGAATTATCAACTTGGCAACCTTGTGATTCTTTAATTGCAGCAGTAATTTTGTGcccaaaattgattaaaaaatcaattgttaCGAATATAACACCAATTATGGAAGGTGAAGCACGTGGTGGAATACTGATTGATTATTCAGAAAAATCCTACAAgccaaaaaatgttgaaattattcAAGACGTTCATGTTGAAGAGTTTCAAAAAATTCttctttcatatttatcataa